The Muntiacus reevesi chromosome 5, mMunRee1.1, whole genome shotgun sequence genome segment CATGCCTCACTAAACATGCTACACGCCTGTGTGTGCAGACCGGATGTTGAAGCAGAACACGGGCATCAGGGCAGGTGGAGACAGGCGTGTAAGTGGCCCTCACGTGTGCTGTGCGCTGGCCAAGAATCATCTTGAGTGTCGCCTGGGTGGCCACACCCCCTGAGGTCCCTGTATTCCTGCCCCAAGACACCCTCCGAGGCCAAGGAATGGCAGGTCAGCTCCACACTAACTGGGCCAACGTGGACTGGGGTGTGAGCAGGGTCCCAAGACCCTCCCGGACATTGGAGGTGTGCCCGGCACCGGCCCAAGCTTCGGCTCCATCGACATTTATAAGGCCCGTTTTCCATGTGAGGGCTGTGGTAGTGTGACCGGCACATATGTGCCAGGAACATCACACCACGGGCCTGTCTGGGCAGACAGGGTGTGTGTATGCATCATATGTAATGTCCAGAGTACACATGGATGGTGTAAAAGAAATCCCCGTGGAGTGCAAGCCACAGCGAGGCCCGCGTGCACAGTTTAGACACAAACAACACAAGAGTCACCCAACTGTAGCGTTGAGTGTTTCtgcgtgtgtatgtgttcatgtgtgtgtgctttgtaCACACTGCCGCATACAGGATGCAAAATTCAGTGTACAAACTATTCTTGTACACTGacaacatgtgtgtgtatgcgcagTACATGTGTGTAACAATATACAGCACCGTGTGCACCCTGTGGGCGTGGTGAGTGTCTGCACGGCACAGGCTTGCATATGAGGCCTCTGTGTACAAACCATGTACGTGCACTGCCACAATGGAGTCTACCTGTGTGTACACCCCATGTGCAGAGAAAGCGCACACACACTTGTGCCTTCTACATGCCAATATGGAGAATATTATGCAGAGGAAACGTGTATAAATGCTGTGGAGCCTGCGTGCCAATAGGCTTTCTGTGGGCGCTCACCATGCATATGCTGTGGGGCCCACAGAGGAGGGCTGTGTGCAAGCCCAGTGCATGTGCATCTCCATGTGACACGCACCATGCTCGGCCCCAGGCGCGTGTGCCCATGCACAAGTGTGGAGCTCATGGGCCGAATTCATGGTATACACGCCGGGTCCTGTGCATGTGGCTGGCGTGTATACACAACATGCGTCCAACTTCAGGTAGACACATGCAACATGCGTGGCCCAGGCAGGACACATGTATGTACACATCACAGAAATACGTGTGCACATGGGTGACCtgaacccccacccaccccccagggTCTGCCTGAcatggaggaaggagaagggcaaGGGGCAGGGGATGAGTGGCAGATGCCAGACCAACGATGGGGGCACAGGTCATGACCttcgatcccctggagatccCAGGCCCCTAGGTAAAATTGGGGCCCTGGTCTCGTCTTACTTGCAGGGGCATTTCTGGCTTCCTTAGCAATCCCATCTTCAAGTTTCCTGCCCTGTCCATGGGTGGGAAGTTGTGGTCCCGAGGATGACCTTCCTTATGGGGACCCAGGAGGCAGGAGCGCAGGAGGCAGGGGCTCAGTGTTTTCAGCTGCCAGAAGGCCTGGCCTGGTCAAGGCGATGGGACTGCAAACAGGTGACTAAGGGCATCCTCTCCTGGGGGCTGGCCACTGCTACACACTGTGGGCAGTCAAGAATTCTCCATCTCTCACTGATGACTGAGTTATTGGTGAAATGTGATCACATGAGCTATGGCTGCCATGTGTCAGGCAGTCCTTGCCAAATAAGCTGGGTCTGCTTATGGGGCTGTGGTGGCTGAGGTGTCTCCCCCCACCACCAGGCCTGGTCACACTCCAGACTAGCTGAGGGGGATGGTCCCCAGGAGTCCCCAGGGGTAGCAGGGGAGTGTGGAAAGGGGCTGCCGTCACCACTGGGAGGAAGGGGCTGGGTGGCCCCTTCTGGCATGGGGGTGTCTGTGAGGGAGGAACTGTAGGGGCCTGGGGTCAGAGATGACCTGTAGGGTTTACTGTTTTTGAGAAGGTCCTCTGCAGGGGAGGGGGCATGGAGCATGTCCAGTTGTGAGGTGGGGACAGGGACTCTTAGCTGGAGGCAAGCAGAAGTGTCGACATGTAATTGAAGGGAAGATGGGGAGAAGCGGgcttggggagggaggagctATTTTTAGGTGCAAGTTTGAGGTGTCTGTAGATCCCACGTGGAGATGCCATGTAGGCAGCTGGAGCTTGGAGCAGAcatggtggggggaggtggggacttggtgggggtggagggttgAAGAAGCCAGTTGAGGGGCTCAGTAGGAAGAGAACCAGGCAGGAGGACCCCAGGGTGGCAACGACCCTTCAGGGCCAGAGGAGGGGCCACAGCTGGTGAGGGTGACTGGGGGTTCAGGGTGCACTGGGCACCCAAGGCCAGCAGCTCCTTTTCTCCAGCTCTCCTGTGAGAGTGGAGGACCTGGAGTTCAGAGTCTGGTGTCCTGGGTACTGGTCTCCTGGGCAGGGCCACCTCGCCTAGATCCCCAGGATTGCTAGGcccagagggcttcctggaggaagagaggATCTGGGCAGGCTGGAGAGAGCTCTGTGGGGAAAGTTCGTTGTGGTCGTCAGAGGCAGGAGAGGGCCTGGAGGGGTCAGTGACCTCAGATTGGACTGTTGAGGGAGGGAAGGCTGAGGGGAATGGCCCAGCCTTGGTGGGTGCTGGGATGCCAGGGCCCATGGTTGTCCAGGAGGTCGTTTACGGCTCCCATCCCAGGATCAGGAACCTGTGTGGGGCAGGTCCAGGGGTGCCTTTGGGCTTCCAGCACAgacagtgggggcaggggaggttcCTGAGAGGGATGGGGAACCAGATGCCAAAGGGGACCAGACGCCCAAGGCAGGCTCATCACTTGTGGCTTTCCTTGGAGGAGAGGGCAGGGTGACTGCAGGGTTGGGAGGGAGAGGCCAGGGGGGCAGTGGCCAGGAGCCAGGCCCACAGGTGGGCTGTGACTCACTCGGTGGGGATACCCTGTCTGGGCTCTCATCCTGGAACGCCTTTACCTGCTCTTTGTGCCTGTGACCTTGTAGGGGTCGCCATTGAGCCCCGGGctggggggagaagggaggagggtaTGCGTACGGGCAACTGAACTTCACGCTAACCTCTGACCTCGCACACTCCCAGCCTCTGGGCAGGGCAGCTTCCCGCCTCCCGCCTGGGACCCACCAGTGACCTGGGTCCCAGGCGAGTGCGCTGGCCCCTTCCGATCTCAGCTCCCCACAAGGGCTGCTTCAAAGATCCCAGCAGGTGAACGGGTGCGGCTTACTGCGGGGTCCCCGCCCGCCCCGCGGGACAGGTGCCAGCCCGCCCTGCCGCCCCCAGGCACCACGTCCACTACGTGATCCCGTACGACGGGGACCAGTCTGTGGTGGACGCCTCCGAGAATTACTTCGTGACAGACAACGTCACCAAGCAGGAGATCGACCTAATGTTGGGGCTGTTACTCGGCTTCTGCATCAGCTGGTTCCTGGTGTGGATGGACGGCGTTCTGCACTGCGCCGTGCGCGCCTGGAGGGCCGGCCGGCGCTACGGTGAGTGCGAGCGCGGACACCGGGGCAGGGCTCCGACCGTGCCGTGGCCACGCCCCACCCGAGCCCCGCCCACAGCCCCCTCCTCGAGTCCAAGCCCCGCCCACCCGAGCCCAGCTCACCACGCCCGCACCCTGACCGCGCCCCCCCCGTCCCGCAGACGGTTCGTGGACCTGGCTGCCCAAGCTGTGCAGCCTGCGGGAGCTGGGCCGGCGGCCGCACAGGCCGTTCGAGGAGGCGGCCGGGAACATGGTGCACGTGAAGCAGAAACTCTACCACAACGGCCACCCGAGCCCGCGGCACCTCTGAGCCGCGCGCAGGACTCGCGGGGCCGCCGGCCACCGCGCCCACGCTCACGGGACTGGACGGCCGGCCGGGGCCAGGGCGCCCAAGGCCGTCGGGCGCATCCGGCGGAAGGTGCTGTCTCCTCTTCTTTTTATAAAGGGGgtcggggtggggcgggggcggcggcacCTGGGATGCAGGCGGGGCCGCGTGCCCAGCCTGGAACCATGTCTGCCGCTTGAAGCCGGAGGCCTCCTGTGCGCCTGCGTCTGTCTCTCCGTCCATCTGTCTGGTTCCCGGAGCTGGAGCCAGCTCCGCTGGAGGGGAGCGCAGCCGGAGCCGGGCGCGGCAGGGAAGGGGTGGGACACCAGTGCGCCCACGTCTGCACACGGGAGCACGTGCATGAGGCGTGTGCGTTCACAGGGCCCGCAGTAGGGGCGTGGGGCAGGGGACCGGGGTAAGCCCCGGCCCAGCAATAAGGCCCTGAGCCCTGCTGTGGCAAGTGCGGCCACCCTGCCCAGGGCATCCCGGTCGGGCGCCTCACTGTGATTCCCACCCCTGCTGGTCAGTAAATTCTCCAGAAagctccagcctctgcctcttcTTTCAACTCTGACCCCGGGACCCCCACGGCAGGAATGAGACAGACACTGGGTGATATCtgccagagttttttttttttttttaattggattctgGATTAAAAAGACACCAACTCCAGTCAGGGAGAGCTGTGGCTTCTGTGGGCTGGCCGGTCCCCCTGCGCTGGACATCCTTGGCCATGACGTCTTGGTGGGCTAGTTCCCGAACCCTGGGTTTACAGGTTCACAGACCTGAGGGGCACACCCCTCCAGAGGAGAGTGGTGGGCACCCCCACTGGGCCGCAGAGGGACCAGCTCTGTTCACAGCAGTACAGCTAACAGCTCTGTTCTGGTCCTGGGTGGGACTCGGCAAAGTCAGGTCCCCTCCCTTGGCCAGGCCGCCACTGC includes the following:
- the TMEM240 gene encoding transmembrane protein 240, coding for MSMSANTMIFMILGASIVMAIACLMDMNALLDRFHNYILPHLRGEDRVCHCNCGRHHVHYVIPYDGDQSVVDASENYFVTDNVTKQEIDLMLGLLLGFCISWFLVWMDGVLHCAVRAWRAGRRYDGSWTWLPKLCSLRELGRRPHRPFEEAAGNMVHVKQKLYHNGHPSPRHL